A genomic region of bacterium contains the following coding sequences:
- a CDS encoding valine--tRNA ligase — protein MEIPTKYNPKVTEKKWYDFWLERKYFHSEPRPEMKPYTIVIPPPNITGSLHMGHALNNILQDILIRLKRMQGYNALWLPGTDHGGIATQNVLEKELLSQGLTREKLGREKFLERMWEWRSKVGNTILEQLKRLGCSCDWERTRFTMDSVCERAVLEAFVYLYGKGLIYRGEYIVNWCPRCQTALSDIEVEHEEVRGKLWYIKYPLKNSKGESSFVMVATTRPETMLGDTAVAVNPKDKRYKELIGSEVILPIMDRAIPIVADGFVDSAFGSGAVKVTPAHDPDDFKIAQRHNLPGVKVINEQGRMTEASGKYQGKDRFECRKELVEELKEKGYLEKIEDYNYSIGHCYRCQTILEPLVSEQWYLKTGEMAKKAIEASRKKKVRLVPENWTKPYLNWLEELHDWCISRQIWWGHRIPVWYCQKGCSPVAAVERPERCPECGNSNLVQDPDVLDTWFSSALWPFSTFGWPRKKDRVPNKAKSEKVINDLDYYYPTSVLVTGYEILYLWVARMVMMGLTLMDDIPFSDVYIHGIVRDAKGRKMSKSIGNVIDPLGTVEKYGTDALRFAMACGGVMGRDVQLSEDNFRAGRNFANKTWNASRLVLMNLEGFKLPTGTPTQNVSIRERLTLPDRWILDQYNRAIEEVTIAFEEYDISKAARLLYEFIWSKFCDWYLELAKMRLYGQEPSEKEVAQFVLIYVLAGTLKLLHPIMPFITEDIWHLLNNISPADREESIMVASWPLPGREGRDEDAVEEMGLVIDVISQVRNVRSVMRIPHAKMVEVFIKPSERKQKALLDEHILYIKSLTKAKEVVADKGIKKPEECATAVVGDVEIYVPLKGMIDIHREVERLSKEIEKIEVELDRTNKKLKNKEFLKKAPSPVVEKVKKQKEEYEITRDKLLKNLKLIKE, from the coding sequence TGGTATGACTTCTGGCTGGAGAGGAAATATTTTCACAGCGAACCCAGGCCAGAAATGAAGCCCTATACTATAGTTATCCCACCTCCCAATATTACTGGCTCCCTCCATATGGGGCATGCTTTGAATAATATTTTACAGGACATTCTAATTCGACTAAAGAGAATGCAGGGTTATAATGCACTCTGGCTTCCTGGAACAGACCATGGAGGAATTGCCACCCAGAACGTCCTGGAGAAGGAGCTTCTCTCCCAGGGATTGACCAGGGAGAAATTGGGTAGGGAGAAGTTCCTGGAAAGGATGTGGGAATGGCGCAGCAAAGTAGGGAATACAATTCTTGAACAGTTGAAGAGGCTGGGCTGTTCCTGTGACTGGGAGCGCACCCGGTTTACTATGGATAGTGTCTGTGAAAGGGCTGTTTTAGAGGCTTTCGTTTACCTCTATGGAAAGGGATTGATATACAGGGGTGAGTACATTGTCAACTGGTGTCCCCGGTGCCAGACCGCTCTTTCAGATATCGAAGTGGAACACGAAGAAGTTAGGGGCAAATTATGGTATATAAAGTACCCCCTCAAAAATTCGAAGGGTGAATCCTCTTTTGTTATGGTAGCTACCACACGACCGGAAACTATGTTGGGGGATACAGCAGTTGCTGTTAACCCAAAGGATAAGAGATATAAGGAGTTAATTGGAAGCGAAGTTATATTGCCCATTATGGACCGTGCCATTCCCATTGTTGCTGACGGGTTTGTAGATTCTGCTTTTGGTAGTGGTGCGGTGAAGGTAACCCCTGCACACGACCCGGATGATTTTAAGATAGCCCAGAGGCACAACCTGCCAGGTGTGAAGGTTATTAATGAGCAGGGCAGGATGACTGAAGCTTCCGGGAAGTATCAGGGGAAGGACAGGTTTGAGTGCCGCAAGGAGCTGGTAGAAGAACTAAAGGAGAAAGGGTATTTAGAAAAGATTGAGGATTATAACTATTCGATTGGCCATTGTTACCGCTGTCAGACTATTCTGGAACCACTGGTATCTGAACAGTGGTATCTGAAGACAGGGGAGATGGCAAAAAAAGCAATTGAAGCTTCCAGAAAGAAGAAAGTGCGCCTTGTTCCTGAAAACTGGACTAAGCCATATTTGAACTGGCTTGAAGAATTGCATGACTGGTGTATTAGCCGTCAGATATGGTGGGGACACAGGATACCCGTGTGGTACTGCCAGAAGGGCTGTTCCCCTGTTGCAGCGGTGGAAAGACCGGAAAGATGTCCTGAGTGCGGCAATAGCAATCTTGTTCAGGACCCTGATGTATTGGATACCTGGTTCTCTTCAGCTCTCTGGCCTTTTTCTACTTTCGGCTGGCCAAGGAAAAAAGACAGGGTTCCCAATAAAGCGAAAAGTGAGAAGGTAATCAATGACCTTGACTACTACTATCCCACTTCTGTTCTCGTTACAGGATACGAGATTCTTTATCTCTGGGTGGCCAGAATGGTTATGATGGGACTGACATTGATGGACGATATCCCATTTTCTGACGTATACATTCATGGTATAGTGCGGGACGCCAAGGGAAGGAAAATGAGTAAGTCTATAGGGAACGTTATCGACCCCTTAGGGACGGTGGAGAAATATGGAACCGATGCCCTGAGGTTTGCCATGGCATGCGGCGGGGTGATGGGAAGGGACGTTCAGCTCTCCGAAGATAATTTTAGGGCGGGAAGGAATTTTGCTAACAAGACATGGAATGCTTCGCGGTTGGTGCTTATGAATCTGGAAGGGTTCAAATTGCCTACCGGCACGCCAACCCAGAATGTCTCTATCAGAGAAAGGCTCACTTTACCCGATAGATGGATTTTGGACCAGTATAATCGGGCGATAGAAGAGGTCACTATTGCCTTTGAGGAATATGATATAAGTAAGGCAGCAAGGCTTCTCTACGAATTTATCTGGAGTAAGTTCTGTGACTGGTATCTGGAACTCGCCAAGATGAGACTTTATGGCCAGGAGCCGAGCGAGAAAGAGGTGGCTCAGTTTGTGCTCATTTACGTGCTTGCGGGAACTTTAAAGTTGCTCCATCCAATAATGCCGTTTATTACAGAAGATATATGGCATCTGTTAAATAATATCTCTCCGGCGGACAGAGAAGAATCTATAATGGTTGCTTCCTGGCCTCTTCCCGGAAGAGAAGGAAGGGATGAGGATGCCGTAGAAGAGATGGGATTGGTCATAGATGTAATCTCTCAAGTTAGGAATGTGCGTAGCGTAATGAGAATTCCACACGCCAAGATGGTGGAAGTATTTATTAAGCCATCTGAGAGAAAACAGAAGGCACTTCTGGATGAACACATTCTGTATATAAAGAGTTTAACAAAGGCGAAAGAAGTCGTAGCTGATAAGGGTATCAAGAAACCAGAAGAGTGTGCCACTGCCGTCGTTGGTGACGTAGAGATATACGTTCCCTTGAAGGGAATGATTGATATCCATCGAGAAGTAGAAAGGTTGAGTAAGGAAATTGAAAAGATAGAAGTTGAACTCGACAGAACTAACAAGAAATTGAAAAATAAAGAGTTTCTGAAGAAAGCTCCATCTCCGGTTGTAGAGAAAGTAAAGAAACAGAAAGAAGAATACGAGATTACAAGAGATAAATTACTAAAAAACTTAAAGTTAATCAAGGAGTGA